In the genome of Methanococcoides burtonii DSM 6242, the window TTCTGGACAAACAAATAATATTGCAGGGAGTGGGTAGTCCTATCATAGATGGAATGGGAGTGGGTAATTCCCTTAGCCTTTATGCAGAAAGCTTAGTTGTAGATGGTTTTGTTCTTTGTAATGGGAGAAGTGGTTCATATGTTGTATCAGACAACAATATTCTAACGAACAATACTTTTAAAGGCAATCAATATGGGGTATATCTGTTTGGATCAAAAGGAAATGTTATTGAACAAAACGTTATCGAGCACAACCAAAGATATGGGGTGTATTTGCTTTTTAAGAGTGATAATAATATCATAACCGATAATATGATCAACAATAATGGTGGCGGGATACGAATTATTTCCTCTGATGATAATAAGTTGTATCTGAACAGCATCATTGAGAATGTCGTGATCTCCAATGGAAATAATCAATGGGATGACGGTGTGGATAAAGGAAATCATTATAGTTTCTTCGATGAAGAAAGTGAAGGTTTCATTGATAAAGATCATGATGATGTATCAGATGTTCCTTACAAGATACCTGTAAAAAATGAAGTTGACAACTATCCTCTTGCAAGCATAGGATCAACACGACCAACAATAGTTTTAGTAAAAGAGAACCCTATAGAGCCTTCAAAGGAAACTTCTGAAGAGATCCCTGAATTTCCAACAGTAGCATTTCCCATATTGCTTTTAATGGGAATATTTGTTGTGTTCAATAAGAAAACGAATTCATGATCGCCCACAAAATGTGGCTTTCATTTTTATTATATACTTTTTTCATATTGTCAATTTTTTATATATGTATTCATTCATGCATCTCTCTATTCACTGATCAGTTGATTTATTCACTCATCCTTCTGTGAATAAAACCGCCAAGCCAGTAGCCCACCATGCCGATAGCAAAAGCAAGTGGTACAAGGATCAGCATCTTGAAGCCCATGGGGATGAGCAGGGGAAATGCTATCAGCACAAAAAGGAATATAAATATGGAGTATCCTACATATTGTGCTTGTTTTGTACTAATATTTCTTATTGCCATAATAATTCTCTATAATCTGATATTATTTAAATGGAGCCTCAACTCAAAATGTGCAATGTTAAATAATTTATGTGCATATGATTAATAGTAGCAGAAATTACATTTTAAAAAAAGGTGTTATAAATGGGATTGGAAAGTTTTATCGGAAGTGTTTTTGGGAGATCTAATCAAGGCGAAGTTACTGGACCTGTGATTGTGGAGTTGAACACGAATCTCTTTTTGATAAACACTTTTGCTTTTGAGGCAGAGGTGGAGCATTCAAACTTGCCTGTTGTAGTCGATTGCTTTACAAAGACATGTCCACCTTGCAAAAAGATGGGTCAAGTATTCGAAAAAGTGGCCAGCGAATATGAATCGAAGGTAAAGTTTATTAAGATAGACCTCAAAGCTTCACCTGCGATTGGAAAAAGATTCAATATATT includes:
- a CDS encoding NosD domain-containing protein — protein: MSINYKTNGIIKIILLPLFMAILMTQASASILEVGEGQEYSHIQDAVNNANEGDKVIVHSGIYEENVILDKQIILQGVGSPIIDGMGVGNSLSLYAESLVVDGFVLCNGRSGSYVVSDNNILTNNTFKGNQYGVYLFGSKGNVIEQNVIEHNQRYGVYLLFKSDNNIITDNMINNNGGGIRIISSDDNKLYLNSIIENVVISNGNNQWDDGVDKGNHYSFFDEESEGFIDKDHDDVSDVPYKIPVKNEVDNYPLASIGSTRPTIVLVKENPIEPSKETSEEIPEFPTVAFPILLLMGIFVVFNKKTNS